In Sphingomicrobium sediminis, the genomic window ATGTCGCGTACCAAGGCCGCGCGCTTGCGGTCGGGATCGAGCCCCGGATGGCGGTCTTCGATCGCGTCCCAATGGCGCTTTACCAGCGGCAGGGCGAGCAGATCGTCGAGGTCGAGGATGCCGGCGCGCAGCCCGTCGTCAATATCGTGATTGTCATAGGCGATGTCGTCGGCAATCGCCGCGAGCTGCGCCTCGAGGCTGGCATGCTGGCCGAGTTCGAGGCCGTAAGCGGCATCGGCTTCGTGCAGGGCCCATTCGGGGGCGGCGACAGGCCCGTTATGCTTGGCCAGCCCCTCCAGCGTTTCCCAGCTTAGATTGAGGCCGTCAAAGGCCGGATAGGGACATTCCAGCGTCGTCAGGATGCGGATCGAGTGGCCGTTATGGTCAAAGCCGCCACCGGCCGCGAGCGCCTCGGTCAGCGAATCTTCGCCGGCATGGCCGAACGGCGGGTGGCCGAGATCGTGGGCGAGGCAGAGCGCTTCGGTAAGGTCCTCGTTGAGGCCCAAGGTACGGGCCATCGCGCGGCCGATCTGCGCGACTTCCAGGCTGTGCGTCAGGCGGACACGATAATGATCGCCATCGGGCGCGACGAAGACCTGCGTCTTGTGGCGAAGGCGGCGGAATGCGACCGAATGGATGATGCGGTCGCGGTCGCGCTGGAAGGCGTCGCGGGGGCCTCGGGGGCCGCGATCATCCTCGCAATGCTGGCGTCCGCGCGAGGCCGCTGGATCGCTCTTCAGCGTGGATGACAGCAAGGTTGGCCCCCTCGAAGGTCGGGTTAGAGACGGTCGATCTTGAGCGCGGCCGGATCACGCGACCAGACGAAGGCGTCGACGCCCTCGGCCTTGAGCTGGTTGACCCGGGCCTGCGCATCCGCCCTGCTGGAAAACGGGCCGACGAGCAAGCGGTGAAATTCGACGCCGCGCGTCACGAGGCCGGCATTCTCGCCGAGCAGGCCAGGCGCACGGCCGCGGATGCGACGATATTCGAATGCCATTGCAGAGGCATTGTCGCTGCCGGCCAGCTGGACGAACCAGCGCCCCTCGACCCCGATATCGGGCGCGGGTGCGGCGGCAGGCGCAGCGGGACGCGGCGCTTCGACCTTGGGTCGCGGCGCGGGCGGCGCATCATATTTGGGCATGGGCGCGGGCGGCGGATTGATACCGGCCGCGCCTTCAGATTTTCCCAGCGGGGTCGCCTCGTCATCCGTCTCGATGCTGGCAAGCACGCTGTCGAGATTGGCAAGACGCGTGTCGCGGCTCGGCGTGGCGGCAGCCTGCTGCCCGCGGCGTTCGGCTTCGAACCGGTCCGCCTGGACCGCAGGGATATCGACCGCACGCACCTCTTCGCTGCGCACCGGCGCCTCGCGGACGGTTACTTGCGGGATGGGCGGCGGCGCGGCGGGTTCAGCCTCGGCCACGGCCCAGCCTTCGGGCATGTTTTGCGCTTCGGCGACTTCGGTATCGGGCGTCGAGACCTGCCAGCCTTCAGGCAGGTTCTGCGCCTCGGGGTCGACCGTGGCGACCGGACGCGGTGCCGGCGGGCCCGCGGGCTCTCGCACCGGCGACGTCGGCACGGTCGGCGTCGACACGCGTTCGATCCGGTCGGCGGTCGGGAAGATGCCAAGATGTACGGCCGCGGCCTTCTGGCGCGGCGACATGGTGGGCAGTTCGGCGAAGAAGGGGTTCATCCGGTAGGAAGCGCCCGGCATGACTTCATCGATGGTCGCCGCAGCACCCTGCAGGTCGCCGGTCATGGCGAGCACGAACGCCCGCGCACGGATCGCCGCCATGTCGTCCTGTGCGACCAACGGCGCGAGCAGGCGAAGCGCCTCGTCGCGTTCGCCGCGCATGCCGAGGTTGAGCGCAAGGCGACGGCCGGCCTTCTGGCCCTCCGAGCTGCGCAAGGCCGCACGATAATCGGCTTCGGCCTCGCGCTGGCGACCGAGCAGGTCATAGGCGAGACCACGGCCTGCACCCATGTCGCGCTGCGTCGCGCCAAGCGCTGCGGCATCGGCGAAATAGGCAAGCGCCTTTTCGGGATCGTTCATCTGCACCGCGACACAGCCGAGCCCGATCAAAGGACGGGGATCGCTGGCGCGGATGTCTGCGGCGCGGCCATAGAAGCCGGCGGCGGCGGGCAGGTCGCCCAGCGCGAGCGCGGCCTCACCGGCACCGATCAGCGGGTCGAAGGCATCGGGACGCTCGGCCAGCACGCGCAGGTTGCGCGAGAGCTTTTCACCGGGCGTTTCCGAGGCGATTTGCGCCGTCGCGGGCGTAGGCGCGAGCGCGAGCATGACTGCCGCGAGCGCCGCCCCAATCGCGGGCGCGCGTTTGGATTTCGGATTAAGCATGGCGGCCTTGTGCCACGTCGAAGCTTTCTAAAGCCTGTCGATACCGTCCGGCACGCGATGAAACGTGCCGGTCCAGCGACAGGTGGAAATCCATCAACCCGTTAATATTACTGATTATTCTGGCGGTTAAGGAAGCCCGGAATGTCGACATTGTTGCCGAAGCTGCCGGCCTTTTCCTCTTCGCCCGCAGCAGCAGCGCCCTTGGCGATATTGCTCATGCGTTCGAACAGGCTGCCACCGCCGCCCTGCGGCGCGCTCGGCGCTGCGGTCGGCTTGGCTTCACCCTTGGTCGCGAGGAGCGGCATCGGTTCGGCTTCTTCAGCCTCGGCGACTTCTTCCTCTTCATCCTCGTCGACCGGCGGGGCGATGGGCGGGCTCGAGACCGGCTCGGCCAGCACATCTTCCTCGTCGAGGGTCAGGATGTCGTCGTCATTCGTTTCTTCGACCATGTCGGTGAGGTCGAGCGCGTCGTCCTCATCTTCCTCGATGATCGCTTCGGGTTCGTCCTTGGGCGTCGGCGTGCCGATGGTGAAATCCGCCTTGGGCGCAGCGCCCGTGGCCGGACGACCCGCGCCGGGGAAGCTGAACACATGGCCCGAACCGGTCGCGCTGGTCGTGGTCCGCGTCGGCGCCTTCATTTCGGCGTCGCCGTCGATGCCGGTGGCGATCACGCTGATGCGGATACGGCCTTCCAGCTCGGGATCGAAGGCCGAGCCCCAGATGATGTTGGCGTCTTCGTCGACCAGATCCTTGATGTGGCTCGCGGCCTCGTCGACTTCCATGAGCTTCATGTCGCTGCCGCCCATGATCGAGATGACGACGCCGGTCGCGCCAGCCATCGACACGCCGTCGAGCAACGGGTTGCTGATGGCCTTTTCGGCGGCTTCGATGGCGCGATTGTCGCCCTCGGCCTCGCCCGTGCCCATCATCGCCTTGCCCAACTCGCCCATCACCGACTTCACGTCGTTGAAGTCGAGGTTGATGTGACCCGGCATGATCATGAGATCGGTGATGCCGCGCACGCCCTGCTTGAGGACCTCGTCGGCCATTTCGAAGGCTTCCTTGAAGGTCGTGTCGGGGGTCGCGAGGCGGAACAGGTTCTGGTTGGGAATGACGATCAGGGTATCGACATGGCCCTGCAGCTCTTCGATGCCGCTATCGGCAGCGCGGCCGCGGCGCGCGCCTTCGAAAGCGAACGGCTTGGTCACGACACCGACGGTAAGGATGCCCATTTCGCGGGCCGTCTTGGCGATGACCGGCGCGGCGCCCGTGCCGGTGCCGCCGCCCATGCCGGCAGCGATGAAGCACATGTGGCTTCCCGCGAGCGACTTTTCGATTTCCTCGGCGGTTTCTTCCGCAGCGGCGCGACCGATTTCCGGCCGCGAGCCTGCCCCCAGGCCCTCGGTAATCTTGAGACCCAGCTGGATCTTGGTGTCCGCCGGCGAGGCGTTCAGCGCCTGCGCATCGGTGTTGGCGACGATGAAATTCACGCCCTGGATTTCGGCCTCGATCATGTTGGCGATGGCGTTGCCGCCGGCGCCGCCGACCCCGACCACGCTGATGCGGGGCCGCAGTTCGTCTACTTCGGGTCGCATGAAATCGATGCTCATTGGGTCGCCCTCCCTGTTGGCGCGCAAATCTTTGAAACCTGATAGGGAATCCTATGACATCGCGACTCCCACCCCAAGCGAAAAATGCGCTCACAGCCCAATAAGTGAATAAATGATTCAGTATGGGACGACTAATCGACCCGCTGATTCATTTCGGGACGGATCAGGCGCCCTTGAGAGCCTGGAACAGCCGCGCGATTATGCTGTCGCCGCGTCGCCGGCGGAGCGATCCGAGCGCCAGGTCCTGTTCGCTCGCGCCGTCATCCTCGGCGCCCAGCAGCAAGAGGCCGGTCAGGGTCGAGAAGGCCGGGCCCGCTTGCGCTTCGGGCATGCCGGGCAGCTTGATCGGACGGCCGATGCGCACGCGGTGGCCGAGCACGCCTTGCAGGTAATCGTCGATATTCTTGAGCTCCGCCCCGCCGCCGGTCAGCACGACCTGTCGCTTGGCCGGGCCGCCAAAGCCGAGGCCCTTGAGGCCCGCGTCGATTTCGTTGGCCAGTTCCTCGACCCGCTGGCGGATGACGGTGACCAGTTGGGCGCGGGTGATCCGCGCCGGCTCGCCATGCTCGCCAATCTCGGCATCGATCATCGCCTGGTTGTCCGACGGGCTCTGGATTGCCGAGCCGTAGAAGCATTTCATCCGCTCGGCATCGCGGCGCGTGACCCCGAAGGCCATGGCGATATCCTCGCTGATATCGCGCGCGCCGATGGGAATGGTGCGCAGGCCCACCAGCATGCCGCCGACATGCACACCGATCGTGGTGACGTCGGCGCCAAGTTCGACCAACGCCACGCCAAGATCGCGCTCATCCTTGCTGAGACA contains:
- a CDS encoding deoxyguanosinetriphosphate triphosphohydrolase, translated to MLSSTLKSDPAASRGRQHCEDDRGPRGPRDAFQRDRDRIIHSVAFRRLRHKTQVFVAPDGDHYRVRLTHSLEVAQIGRAMARTLGLNEDLTEALCLAHDLGHPPFGHAGEDSLTEALAAGGGFDHNGHSIRILTTLECPYPAFDGLNLSWETLEGLAKHNGPVAAPEWALHEADAAYGLELGQHASLEAQLAAIADDIAYDNHDIDDGLRAGILDLDDLLALPLVKRHWDAIEDRHPGLDPDRKRAALVRDMIGTMVGDVLAETRRRITETGVDTVDDVRAAGRPLVGFSEGMQAEERALKRHLYANLYNSETLRPIRCGAKRIVTGLAEALLADPVLLPSGWARGDGETPRMRGIADYIAGMTDPFAIARYEEWVGPSPLPAARF
- a CDS encoding SPOR domain-containing protein, which gives rise to MLNPKSKRAPAIGAALAAVMLALAPTPATAQIASETPGEKLSRNLRVLAERPDAFDPLIGAGEAALALGDLPAAAGFYGRAADIRASDPRPLIGLGCVAVQMNDPEKALAYFADAAALGATQRDMGAGRGLAYDLLGRQREAEADYRAALRSSEGQKAGRRLALNLGMRGERDEALRLLAPLVAQDDMAAIRARAFVLAMTGDLQGAAATIDEVMPGASYRMNPFFAELPTMSPRQKAAAVHLGIFPTADRIERVSTPTVPTSPVREPAGPPAPRPVATVDPEAQNLPEGWQVSTPDTEVAEAQNMPEGWAVAEAEPAAPPPIPQVTVREAPVRSEEVRAVDIPAVQADRFEAERRGQQAAATPSRDTRLANLDSVLASIETDDEATPLGKSEGAAGINPPPAPMPKYDAPPAPRPKVEAPRPAAPAAAPAPDIGVEGRWFVQLAGSDNASAMAFEYRRIRGRAPGLLGENAGLVTRGVEFHRLLVGPFSSRADAQARVNQLKAEGVDAFVWSRDPAALKIDRL
- the ftsZ gene encoding cell division protein FtsZ, whose product is MSIDFMRPEVDELRPRISVVGVGGAGGNAIANMIEAEIQGVNFIVANTDAQALNASPADTKIQLGLKITEGLGAGSRPEIGRAAAEETAEEIEKSLAGSHMCFIAAGMGGGTGTGAAPVIAKTAREMGILTVGVVTKPFAFEGARRGRAADSGIEELQGHVDTLIVIPNQNLFRLATPDTTFKEAFEMADEVLKQGVRGITDLMIMPGHINLDFNDVKSVMGELGKAMMGTGEAEGDNRAIEAAEKAISNPLLDGVSMAGATGVVISIMGGSDMKLMEVDEAASHIKDLVDEDANIIWGSAFDPELEGRIRISVIATGIDGDAEMKAPTRTTTSATGSGHVFSFPGAGRPATGAAPKADFTIGTPTPKDEPEAIIEEDEDDALDLTDMVEETNDDDILTLDEEDVLAEPVSSPPIAPPVDEDEEEEVAEAEEAEPMPLLATKGEAKPTAAPSAPQGGGGSLFERMSNIAKGAAAAGEEEKAGSFGNNVDIPGFLNRQNNQ
- the ftsA gene encoding cell division protein FtsA; amino-acid sequence: MAAPDGKLIAALDIGSSKVATLIARVGEDGELDIVGSGQRESRGVKRGSISDRDLSETAVRETLDLAERMSGVTVNDVWAGFASGGLMSDVANVEVELGGQQVEDGDVAQLLSAGQGAIERDGQVVLHAQPALYTLDGVEGVKNPRGLHADKLGVDIHVIAAQEAPLRNLDYVIRAAHLGVGAIIAAPLASARACLSKDERDLGVALVELGADVTTIGVHVGGMLVGLRTIPIGARDISEDIAMAFGVTRRDAERMKCFYGSAIQSPSDNQAMIDAEIGEHGEPARITRAQLVTVIRQRVEELANEIDAGLKGLGFGGPAKRQVVLTGGGAELKNIDDYLQGVLGHRVRIGRPIKLPGMPEAQAGPAFSTLTGLLLLGAEDDGASEQDLALGSLRRRRGDSIIARLFQALKGA